A genomic window from Candidatus Hydrogenedentota bacterium includes:
- a CDS encoding aldehyde dehydrogenase family protein has protein sequence LKDQVQAAIQAGGRLLVDPAHFTLPETGWFAAPAVVADAPQTSALMQEESFGPVIGILSVENDEEALRYMNDSPYGLTASLWTSDLDRAIRLGERIQTGTCYMNRCDFLDPALPWCGVKDTGKGATLSHYGLLQLTRLKSMHLRVEIPK, from the coding sequence CCTAAAAGACCAAGTGCAGGCTGCCATTCAAGCCGGCGGCAGGCTCCTCGTTGATCCCGCGCATTTCACGCTGCCTGAGACGGGATGGTTTGCAGCGCCTGCCGTTGTTGCCGACGCGCCGCAAACATCAGCCTTGATGCAAGAAGAAAGTTTCGGGCCGGTCATTGGGATTTTGTCGGTGGAAAATGACGAGGAAGCGCTCCGCTACATGAATGACAGCCCTTACGGATTGACGGCGTCCCTTTGGACTTCAGACCTAGACCGCGCTATCCGCTTGGGTGAGCGTATTCAGACCGGTACCTGCTATATGAATCGCTGCGATTTCTTGGATCCCGCCCTTCCTTGGTGCGGCGTCAAAGATACCGGAAAAGGGGCGACCCTGTCCCATTATGGCTTGTTACAATTGACACGGCTCAAGAGCATGCATCTGCGCGTCGAGATTCCCAAATAG